From the Leptospira kirschneri serovar Cynopteri str. 3522 CT genome, one window contains:
- a CDS encoding M23 family metallopeptidase, producing MQKYIKILYFIIFILFLNFETIFPKNEEVKIKETKTKKEIHIVLKKSEESKIKKETHSDSKKELKEKKKKQVNLEFEVIQKKESLFSFSIRSRKFAQGELLFLKLIPEKTILSKLDRIKIYWEKKEIPYTKKDLVFYAWIPISPEFNKKSGILEIHDKNLFRKNDYKEYEIPIHKTTFSVTKISSLTMDKKYTSQELPQETLDFIAECSKAKAEAFRSKTDLQIASDFVYPVTEVHFTSPFYKRRIYNKTKGKPHGGVDFKGAQGTPIYAINDGTVVLSRSMYYEGNFTVIDHGLEVYSLYMHQSELNVKVGDKIKKGDLIGKVGSTGMSTGPHLHLGLRVQGTMVNPLSVIGQNYFE from the coding sequence ATGCAAAAGTACATCAAAATTCTTTATTTTATAATTTTTATTCTATTCTTAAATTTCGAAACTATATTTCCTAAAAACGAAGAAGTTAAAATCAAAGAAACAAAAACTAAGAAAGAGATTCATATTGTTCTTAAAAAAAGCGAAGAATCGAAAATCAAAAAAGAAACTCATTCCGATTCTAAAAAAGAATTAAAAGAAAAAAAGAAAAAACAAGTAAATCTCGAATTCGAAGTTATCCAAAAAAAAGAATCTCTTTTTTCTTTTTCAATCCGAAGCAGAAAATTTGCACAAGGAGAATTGTTATTTCTGAAACTCATTCCGGAAAAAACGATTCTTTCTAAATTAGATAGAATCAAAATTTATTGGGAAAAAAAAGAAATTCCCTATACAAAAAAAGATTTGGTTTTTTACGCTTGGATTCCGATTTCACCAGAGTTTAATAAAAAAAGTGGAATATTAGAAATACATGATAAAAATCTTTTTAGAAAAAACGACTATAAGGAATACGAAATCCCCATCCATAAAACCACTTTTTCGGTCACAAAAATTTCTTCTCTTACTATGGATAAAAAATACACCTCCCAAGAACTTCCTCAAGAAACTCTGGATTTTATTGCAGAATGTTCTAAAGCAAAAGCGGAAGCGTTTCGTTCTAAAACAGATTTACAAATCGCATCCGACTTCGTTTATCCGGTGACAGAGGTTCATTTTACAAGTCCGTTTTACAAAAGACGAATTTATAACAAAACAAAAGGTAAACCGCACGGCGGTGTCGATTTTAAAGGAGCACAAGGAACCCCTATTTATGCGATCAACGATGGAACCGTAGTTTTATCCAGATCCATGTATTATGAAGGAAATTTCACGGTGATAGATCATGGTTTGGAAGTTTATTCTTTATACATGCATCAATCCGAATTGAACGTGAAAGTAGGTGATAAGATAAAAAAAGGAGATCTGATCGGTAAAGTAGGTTCTACCGGTATGTCAACGGGGCCACATCTTCATTTAGGTCTACGAGTTCAAGGAACAATGGTAAATCCTCTTTCCGTTATTGGTCAAAATTATTTTGAATAA